Proteins found in one Culex pipiens pallens isolate TS unplaced genomic scaffold, TS_CPP_V2 Cpp_Un0109, whole genome shotgun sequence genomic segment:
- the LOC120420421 gene encoding uncharacterized protein LOC120420421 isoform X2 encodes MDSMDEEEIPSLIKNQLHHYEGGGGEPSTNSGSACPYSLRSSTSTSQGSPSSLFAGSSKGSGSLAAKKKSSLLIGSGAGGSSKETNKKQRDSSPVDYLDEAKLRELTAACQRDNSDTPLIRNFSLAEEEERHILERQADDGSAADSHPATVNGLGAGHAERNQRYYLCTN; translated from the coding sequence ATGGACTCGATGGACGAGGAGGAAATTCCCAGCCTGATTAAAAATCAACTCCACCACTACGAGGGCGGTGGGGGTGAACCGAGCACCAACAGTGGCAGCGCGTGTCCGTACTCACtacgcagcagcaccagcactaGTCAGGGTAGCCCGTCGTCGTTGTTTGCCGGCAGCAGTAAAGGCAGCGGCTCGTTGGCCGCCAAGAAAAAGTCCAGCTTGTTGATCGGTTCCGGTGCCGGTGGTTCATCCAAGGAAACGAACAAAAAGCAGCGCGATTCCTCGCCGGTGGACTATTTGGACGAGGCGAAGCTGCGGGAGTTGACGGCCGCGTGCCAGCGGGACAACTCGGACACGCCGCTGATCCGAAATTTCAGTCTTGCAGAAGAAGAGGAACGACATATACTCGAACGGCAAGCTGACGACGGGTCTGCCGCCGATTCACATCCAGCCACCGTCAATGGGCTCGGTGCTGGACATGCTGAACGCAATCAACGGTATTATCTTTGTACAAATTAG
- the LOC120420421 gene encoding uncharacterized protein LOC120420421 isoform X1 gives MDSNFTPDQVPDVERTNLRNNYLDVATEATVQECSNLEMDSMDEEEIPSLIKNQLHHYEGGGGEPSTNSGSACPYSLRSSTSTSQGSPSSLFAGSSKGSGSLAAKKKSSLLIGSGAGGSSKETNKKQRDSSPVDYLDEAKLRELTAACQRDNSDTPLIRNFSLAEEEERHILERQADDGSAADSHPATVNGLGAGHAERNQRYYLCTN, from the exons ATGGACTCAAATTTCACTCCGGATCAAGTTCCGGATGTAGAAAGGACAAATTTAAGGAATAATTACCTCGATGTGGCCACTGAGGCCACCGTTCAAGAATG TTCCAACCTCGAAATGGACTCGATGGACGAGGAGGAAATTCCCAGCCTGATTAAAAATCAACTCCACCACTACGAGGGCGGTGGGGGTGAACCGAGCACCAACAGTGGCAGCGCGTGTCCGTACTCACtacgcagcagcaccagcactaGTCAGGGTAGCCCGTCGTCGTTGTTTGCCGGCAGCAGTAAAGGCAGCGGCTCGTTGGCCGCCAAGAAAAAGTCCAGCTTGTTGATCGGTTCCGGTGCCGGTGGTTCATCCAAGGAAACGAACAAAAAGCAGCGCGATTCCTCGCCGGTGGACTATTTGGACGAGGCGAAGCTGCGGGAGTTGACGGCCGCGTGCCAGCGGGACAACTCGGACACGCCGCTGATCCGAAATTTCAGTCTTGCAGAAGAAGAGGAACGACATATACTCGAACGGCAAGCTGACGACGGGTCTGCCGCCGATTCACATCCAGCCACCGTCAATGGGCTCGGTGCTGGACATGCTGAACGCAATCAACGGTATTATCTTTGTACAAATTAG
- the LOC120420439 gene encoding clustered mitochondria protein homolog, with translation MIPEPGSHRRLIPPAIAVPETPQTVQKYEFLYLPVVPGPKSPRKLVPQAISAPEAPNSGEFRLLFRTILERWPQWPHRGRLFDVRPGSRKQSLAEGGASVAAPLALYCFANSQISTALKLLYRARYLATIVCGDNHPDIALLDSNISLILHAVGEYELSLRFLEHALALNIKYYGEKSLKVAVSYHLVARTQSCMGDFRSALNNEKETYAIYKQQLGEAHEKTQESSECLRHLTQQAVVLQKKMNDIYSNGKLTTGLPPIHIQPPSMGSVLDMLNAINGIIFVQISSKEIANLKNEIEKRQKEGGAAGESSVAQANQEEVDRLLTETMAKTAAGIPFEEQDNYELPMPAATTGDEASSSSKANPVASSS, from the exons ATGATTCCGGAACCGGGATCGCATCGTAGGCTAATTCCGCCAGCGATCGCGGTCCCGGAAACACCACAGACGGTTCAAAAATACGAATTCTTATACCTGCCAGTGGTTCCGGGACCGAAATCGCCGCGAAAGCTAGTTCCGCAAGCGATCTCGGCCCCGGAAGCACCGAATTCCGGCGAATTTCGTTTATTATTCCGAACCATTCTTGAACGGTGGCCTCAGTGGCCACATCGAGGTA GACTGTTTGACGTTCGGCCCGGCTCGCGCAAGCAAAGTTTGGCCGAGGGCGGGGCTTCGGTCGCG GCTCCCCTCGCGCTGTACTGCTTCGCCAACAGCCAAATCAGCACTGCCCTCAAGCTGCTGTACCGCGCCCGGTATCTGGCCACGATCGTGTGCGGCGACAACCACCCGGACATTGCCCTGCTGGAC AGCAACATCAGCTTGATTCTGCACGCCGTCGGAGAGTACGAACTGTCGCTGCGCTTCCTCGAGCACGCCCTCGCCCTGAACATCAAGTACTACGGTGAAAAGTCCCTGAAGGTGGCCGTCAGCTACCACTTGGTGGCGCGGACACAGAGCTGCATGGGCGACTTCCGGTCGGCGCTGAACAACGAGAAGGAAACGTACGCCATCTACAAACAGCAG TTGGGTGAGGCCCACGAAAAGACCCAGGAATCGTCCGAGTGTCTGCGCCACCTAACCCAGCAAGCGGTCGTCCTGCAGAAGAAGATGAACGACATCTACTCGAACGGCAAGCTGACGACGGGTCTGCCGCCGATTCACATCCAGCCACCGTCGATGGGCTCGGTGCTGGACATGCTGAACGCAATCAACGGTATTATCTTCGTACAAATTAG TTCCAAAGAGATTGCCAACCTGAAGAACGAGATCGAGAAGCGCCAAAAGGAGGGCGGTGCCGCGGGAGAATCCAGCGTGGCGCAGGCCAACCAGGAAGAGGTGGACCGCCTGCTGACGGAGACGATGGCCAAAACGGCGGCCGGCATCCCGTTCGAAGAGCAGGACAATTACGAGCTTCCCATGCCAGCGGCGACGACCGGTGATGAGGCCAGCAGCAGTAGTAAAGCCAACCCGGTGGCCTCGTCCAGCTGA